Proteins from a genomic interval of Mytilus trossulus isolate FHL-02 unplaced genomic scaffold, PNRI_Mtr1.1.1.hap1 h1tg000210l__unscaffolded, whole genome shotgun sequence:
- the LOC134701009 gene encoding semaphorin-5B-like, which yields MWLLSTNLIMVFYKIIYSVILAHLIQGQSSGDVRLDNSKRLEIYYNGVWGTVCDDDFDDNDARVVCRQLGFSNGISLGNAVDDGSGTTWLDDMKCTGSESKLKYCSHAGWGVEDCKHEEDVGVLCNDINSPVNGGWSRWAQWTTCSSSCNDGLQTRLRGCNNPSPQYGGTCCPGESSQTKQCNIISCPVDGSWGDWSMWKSCNVTCGGGKQLRLRKCDRPVPAFGGVNCPSTDSEFRQCNTAKCIKVIDGIWSEWTQWTDCTRRCNGGLKERARSCDNPPPINGGSYCNGTSTEADLCNTISCSGIETKMILALLVGGVSVGCILITIALMLLSIRVTGCTRKQKKDVAESRLTDETEELYIYQASEQPAQVKTNFKEDPEELYIYQESDQPIKANTGFKEDTEELYIYQESDNQPTQSFNNSAYRQDFNSKDVAKTGEDVDPCDIYENYEENCYANF from the exons ATGTGGTTGTTATCAACGAATTT AATAAtggtattttataaaataatatatagcGTTATTTTAGCACATTTGATTCAAGGACAGAGTTCGG gtGATGTAAGGTTGGACAATTCAAAAAGGcttgaaatttattataatgGTGTCTGGGGTACAGTCTGTGATGATGATTTTGATGACAACGACGCTAGAGTGGTCTGTAGACAACTTGGATTTAG cAATGGAATTTCATTAGGAAATGCAGTAGATGACGGCAGCGGCACAACATGGCTTGATGACATGAAGTGCACGGGAAGTGAAAGTAAATTAAAGTATTGTTCACATGCAGGTTGGGGAGTAGAAGACTGTAAGCATGAGGAAGATGTTGGGGTTCTTTGCAACGACATTAATAGTCCAG TTAATGGTGGATGGTCAAGATGGGCACAGTGGACGACATGTAGCAGCAGCTGTAATGACGGACTTCAGACCAGGTTACGTGGATGCAATAACCCTTCACCTCAATATGGAGGAACATGTTGTCCTGGGGAATCATCACAGACAAAACAATGCAATATTATCTCTTGTCCAG TTGATGGTAGTTGGGGCGATTGGTCCATGTGGAAATCTTGTAATGTAACATGTGGTGGTGGAAAGCAGTTAAGATTACGAAAGTGTGATCGGCCTGTTCCAGCATTTGGAGGTGTAAATTGCCCTTCAACTGATTCGGAGTTTCGACAATGCAATACAGCAAAATGTATAAAAG TAATTGATGGTATTTGGTCGGAATGGACACAATGGACTGATTGCACTCGACGTTGCAATGGTGGCCTCAAGGAGAGAGCACGTAGTTGTGACAATCCTCCTCCGATAAATGGGGGATCGTATTGCAATGGTACCTCAACTGAAGCAGACCTATGCAACACCATCTCTTGTTCAG GTatagagaccaaaatgatattAGCTTTACTAGTTGGAGGAGTATCTGTGGGATGTATTCTGATAACAATTGCCTTGATGTTGCTGAGTATACGTGTGACTGGATGCACGAGAAAACAGAAGAAAG ATGTTGCAGAATCTCGATTAACAGACGAAAC GGAAGAGTTGTATATATACCAAGCATCAGAACAGCCAGCACAAGTAAAAACGAACTTTAAAGAAGACCC GGAAGAGTTATACATATATCAAGAATCAGACCAACCAATAAAAGCAAATACCGGCTTTAAAGAAGATAC gGAAGAGTTGTACATATACCAAGAATCAGACAACCAGCCAACACAGTCATTCAACAATTCTGCCTACCGTCAGGATTTTAATTCCAAGGATGTTGCTAAAACAGGCGAGGATGTTGATCCATGtgatatttatgaaaattatgaaGAAAACTGTTATGCTAATTTTTAA